One genomic region from Sphingobacterium sp. UGAL515B_05 encodes:
- a CDS encoding glycogen/starch synthase, which produces MKVFHLSVECYPVAKVGGLADVVGALPKYQTKLGWEAAVVMPWYDRPFVRDHTFTVVHEGTFYQGSELLNYIVYKEADNILGFELYLVKIPGKLDRQEVYCYPDEGEQFIAFQHAVLAWFKDKAIVPDIVHCHDHHVGLMPFLMKYSNDYNFLADVKTVATVHNGQYQGWTHWSKAILLPAFDSWKWGLLDWDGLINPLAALIKCCDAYTTVSEGYLEELYVEANGLQHLFYNERNKSVGIVNGIDWEIWDPKIDYTLFENYDVVQAFSGKLKNKEALAKQYKINPDRPLLVFIGRFATEKGADLLPEIILDLTEKYRDRLSIFILGAGDPAIQSRVKSLVDDGIDNFDVFFGYDESLAHWLYASADFLLMPSRVEPCGLNQLYAMKYGTLPIVHQVGGLKDTVIDLKNDGYGIGFDSLTITEISAAIVRAINFYDSKKQFEENQRKMMQLDFSWDKSAAKYISLYNQIM; this is translated from the coding sequence ATGAAAGTATTTCACTTGAGTGTTGAATGTTATCCGGTCGCCAAAGTTGGTGGCCTTGCGGATGTCGTTGGGGCATTGCCCAAATATCAGACCAAACTCGGTTGGGAAGCGGCGGTTGTCATGCCCTGGTATGACCGACCATTTGTTCGGGACCATACTTTTACTGTCGTTCACGAGGGTACTTTTTATCAAGGATCTGAATTGTTGAACTATATTGTTTATAAGGAAGCAGACAATATACTGGGATTTGAGCTTTATTTAGTCAAGATTCCAGGAAAACTCGATCGGCAGGAGGTGTATTGTTATCCCGATGAAGGCGAACAGTTTATCGCCTTTCAACATGCTGTATTGGCTTGGTTTAAGGATAAAGCTATAGTACCTGATATTGTGCATTGCCACGACCATCATGTCGGTTTGATGCCTTTTTTGATGAAGTATAGCAATGACTATAATTTTCTTGCCGATGTTAAAACGGTAGCCACCGTGCACAATGGGCAATATCAGGGTTGGACACATTGGAGCAAAGCCATTCTGTTGCCTGCTTTCGATAGCTGGAAATGGGGATTATTGGACTGGGATGGTTTAATTAACCCACTTGCGGCCCTAATTAAATGTTGCGATGCTTACACCACAGTATCTGAAGGCTATCTGGAAGAGCTCTATGTGGAAGCAAATGGCTTACAGCATCTATTTTATAATGAGCGAAATAAATCTGTTGGTATTGTCAATGGAATTGACTGGGAAATCTGGGATCCCAAAATTGATTATACCTTGTTCGAAAACTATGATGTTGTACAAGCTTTTTCCGGCAAATTGAAAAATAAGGAGGCTTTGGCGAAGCAGTATAAAATCAATCCAGATCGACCACTGCTTGTTTTTATCGGCCGATTTGCAACAGAAAAAGGAGCGGATTTACTACCGGAGATAATTTTGGATTTGACGGAGAAATATCGCGATAGATTAAGTATATTTATACTGGGTGCCGGAGACCCAGCGATCCAGTCGCGTGTGAAATCACTCGTCGATGATGGAATTGATAATTTTGATGTGTTCTTTGGTTATGATGAAAGCCTTGCCCATTGGCTTTATGCCAGTGCGGATTTTCTTTTAATGCCTTCCCGTGTTGAGCCCTGTGGGCTTAATCAGCTCTATGCGATGAAGTACGGTACATTGCCGATCGTGCATCAGGTGGGGGGATTAAAAGATACAGTAATCGATCTGAAAAATGATGGTTACGGTATAGGTTTTGATAGTTTGACAATCACTGAAATTAGTGCAGCGATTGTTCGGGCTATAAATTTTTACGACAGTAAAAAGCAGTTTGAGGAGAATCAACGTAAAATGATGCAGTTGGATTTTTCTTGGGATAAATCTGCAGCGAAGTATATAAGTCTATATAACCAAATAATGTAA
- a CDS encoding glucose-1-phosphate adenylyltransferase, which yields MSRHNVVAIVLGGGRGSRLYPLTDQRSKPAVPIAGKYRLVDIPISNCLNSGFNKIFVLTQFNSSSLNSHIKNTYNFSIFSKGFVDILAAEQTNDGDKWFEGTADAVRRSFRKLASIDYDYVLILSGDQLYQMDFDALVDFHVENEGDLTIATIPVNAKDATGFGILKSDEKNHITSFIEKPNSEQLVDWSSEVSDHLKGEGREYLASMGIYVFSKGVLKRMLEENRGMDFGKEIIPDAIDTNRVLSYQFEGYWTDIGTIGSFYEANIGLTDNIPAFNLFDKNTVFTRPRMLPPSKISGTTLINSVISDGCIIQADKIDRSVVGVRSRIGTGSVVRGTYMMGSDYYEDLVDMEDAKRKNIPVVGVGERCYIENAILDKNCRIGNDVRINGGPHLLNVNHATYTICDGIVVIKKNAVIPNGTTIGLTSL from the coding sequence ATGTCACGTCATAATGTAGTAGCTATCGTCTTGGGCGGAGGAAGGGGCTCACGTCTGTATCCATTGACCGATCAACGGTCTAAGCCAGCGGTTCCCATTGCCGGGAAATATCGCTTGGTGGACATTCCCATCTCGAATTGTCTTAATTCGGGTTTTAACAAGATTTTTGTGTTGACACAATTCAATTCTTCGTCACTCAACTCCCACATTAAGAATACCTACAACTTTAGTATTTTTAGTAAGGGCTTTGTTGATATCCTGGCTGCTGAACAGACCAATGATGGCGATAAATGGTTCGAGGGTACGGCAGATGCCGTACGGCGATCGTTTCGGAAGCTGGCTAGTATTGATTATGACTATGTACTGATTTTATCGGGGGATCAGCTGTATCAAATGGATTTTGATGCACTGGTTGACTTTCATGTCGAAAACGAAGGCGACCTGACCATTGCGACTATTCCAGTAAACGCCAAAGATGCCACTGGTTTTGGAATACTGAAATCGGATGAAAAGAATCACATTACCTCTTTTATTGAGAAGCCGAATAGTGAGCAGCTGGTGGACTGGAGTTCAGAAGTGAGCGATCATTTAAAGGGTGAGGGTAGGGAATATCTGGCTTCAATGGGTATTTATGTTTTTTCAAAAGGCGTCCTGAAACGTATGCTGGAAGAGAATCGCGGAATGGATTTTGGTAAGGAAATTATTCCCGATGCAATTGATACGAATAGGGTGCTTAGCTATCAATTTGAGGGTTATTGGACAGATATCGGAACCATAGGTTCTTTCTATGAGGCCAACATTGGTTTGACTGATAATATTCCGGCCTTTAATCTGTTTGACAAAAATACGGTTTTCACCCGTCCAAGGATGTTGCCGCCTTCTAAAATTTCGGGTACAACATTAATCAATTCTGTCATTTCGGATGGCTGTATTATCCAAGCAGATAAAATAGACCGTTCCGTCGTGGGCGTTCGTTCGCGGATTGGTACAGGATCTGTGGTGCGCGGTACATATATGATGGGGTCTGACTATTATGAAGATCTCGTCGATATGGAGGATGCAAAGCGGAAAAACATTCCTGTGGTTGGTGTTGGAGAACGCTGTTATATTGAGAATGCTATTTTGGATAAAAATTGTCGTATCGGTAACGATGTACGGATCAATGGCGGACCACATCTCTTAAATGTAAATCACGCGACCTATACCATTTGTGATGGCATTGTTGTTATCAAAAAAAATGCAGTTATTCCAAACGGAACAACAATAGGATTGACAAGCCTATAA